The genomic stretch CATGGAGAACGGGCCAGTCGGTATCTCGACGGGCACCTATATAGATCATATGATCACACTTATTAAGGCGCTTCAGACATGAGCTAGGACAGGAGGTGGCATGACGCGGCGGTCGGTGTGCGTATCGTTGCTGGCGCTGGCCGGCGCAGTTCCAGCCCAGGCGGCCACTTCTGATCCCTGGTATGTCCGCGAGGACTTCAAGCCCGTCCGCCGAATCGCCATCCGCATCGCCAACGATCTCGATCAACCGCGCAAGGCGACGCCGGTGGTCATCACCCCGGCGCAGATTCCCGAGCTTGCGGGGATGCACGAGCTGACCGTGACGTTGGTCGATCCCGCCGGCACGCCCCGCCCGGTGCCGACCAGGGAGCAGCTCGCGGTGATGGGGCCGCACGGCATCCGCCAGGAGACCAACGGCCGCCAGCTCGACCTGCAGATGGACGATCTCGACAAGGACGGCGTGTGGGACGAGCTGTTCTTCCAGGCTGACCTGAAGCCGCGCGAAACACGCACCTATTATCTCTATCTCGGCTTCCACCAGCGCGGCTGGAACCCGCACGGCGCGGCGGCGGCGATCGGCAGCTATTCGCGGCACATGGTGCCCTTCTGGGAATCGGGCAATGTCGGGTGGAAATTGTGGTTCCCCGACAGCGCCGACGTGTACGGCAAGCGCAGGAACATCATCGTCGCGCCGCAGATCCTGACCCAGAACTGGGACGGCTATGCCGTGTCGTACATCGACCCGGCCTATGGCTCGGACATCATGTCGGTGGACGACAGCTTCGGCGGCGGCGGGATCGGGCTGTTCGAGACGCCGGGCAGCGACCATGTCTCGCGCCCGCGTTTCTCGCCCAACGCCGACGCGGCCGAGCGGTGGAACACCAACCAGCTCAAGGACACGCGCTACGCGTTCGACGTGATCGTCAACGGCCCGCTCCGCTCGATGGTACGGATCAAGACGATGAACTGGAACACGGGCAAGGGCCGCTATGCGCTCGAGCAGGTCTACACGGCTTACGCCAACCACAATTACGCGACGGCGAAGGTGCAGTTCCACCAGTGGGAGCCGGGAAGCAACGGCGTGCAGTTCGCCGCGGGCATCCGCAAGAAGGCGGGCGAGACGCTCGGCCTGCGCCAGGGCGGGGTCGTGGTGACCACCGCGCCCGAGGCGATCCGCAACCCCGACGACACGGACTCGACCCAGAACGCGCTCAAGGTCGCCTATGCCGGTTCGGCGCTGGTAGTGAAGGACAGCTATCGCGCCCGCCACGTCGCGGTCGCGCAGCAGCAGGGCAACGAGGTGTTCCGCTTCCCCGAGCGCGCCGACGGCAAGTACGAGTATATGCTCGCCGCCGGCTGGAGCGAGGGCGAGGTGCTCAAGACCGCCGCCGAGTTCCGCGACTATGTGGTGGGCGTGGCGAAGGAGTATAACTCGCCCGCGCGGCTCGCCGGGTTCGAGGTCGAAACGCGAGAGTAGGACGCGCACGTGAAAGCGCCGGATGGCAAGGCCACCCGGCGCTTCCATGGCGATACCGTCA from Sphingomonas sp. BT-65 encodes the following:
- a CDS encoding DUF4861 domain-containing protein; the protein is MTRRSVCVSLLALAGAVPAQAATSDPWYVREDFKPVRRIAIRIANDLDQPRKATPVVITPAQIPELAGMHELTVTLVDPAGTPRPVPTREQLAVMGPHGIRQETNGRQLDLQMDDLDKDGVWDELFFQADLKPRETRTYYLYLGFHQRGWNPHGAAAAIGSYSRHMVPFWESGNVGWKLWFPDSADVYGKRRNIIVAPQILTQNWDGYAVSYIDPAYGSDIMSVDDSFGGGGIGLFETPGSDHVSRPRFSPNADAAERWNTNQLKDTRYAFDVIVNGPLRSMVRIKTMNWNTGKGRYALEQVYTAYANHNYATAKVQFHQWEPGSNGVQFAAGIRKKAGETLGLRQGGVVVTTAPEAIRNPDDTDSTQNALKVAYAGSALVVKDSYRARHVAVAQQQGNEVFRFPERADGKYEYMLAAGWSEGEVLKTAAEFRDYVVGVAKEYNSPARLAGFEVETRE